A segment of the Catenuloplanes nepalensis genome:
ACCTTGATCTTCTCGCCGGTGGTGATGAAGAGCGGCACCTGGACCGTCGCGCCGGTCTCCACGGTGGCGGGCTTGGTGCCGCCGGTGGAGCGGTCGCCCTGCAGGCCCGGCTCGGTGTAGGTCACCTCGAGGAACACCGAGGTGGGCAGCTCGACGTAGAGCGGGGCGCCCTCGTGGAACGCGACCGTGACCTCGGCCTCGGGCAGCAGGAAGTCGGAGTTGGAGCCGACGACCGCGCCCGGCACGTGGAACTGCTCGAACGTGTCCGTGTGGTCCATGAACACGTAGTCCTCACCGTCGAGGTAGAGGTACTGCATGGTCCGCTTGTCGACCGTCGCCGTCTCGACCTTGGTGCCGGCGTTGAAGGTCTTGTCGACCACCTTGCCGGACATCACGCTCTTCAGCTTGGTGCGCACGAAGGCCGGACCCTTGCCGGGCTTCACGTGCTGGAACTCGACGACGGACCACAGCTCCTTGTCGAGGTTGAGGACCAGGCCGTTCTTGAGGTCGTTGGTGGTCGCCATTTCCTGCCTTGGTGTGAAGCCGTGTGTGTGAAACCGGCACTGCGATCGCGGACAATAGCTCAGTCTACCGGCGCGCCTGCCCCACCGCCTCCCGGGCCTGCCATCAGGCGGAAACCGTGTGACGATCAATCAATCGTTACCTCCTCGTCGCCGAATAGACACCCGTTACTGGCAAGTTGCGGGCGTGCCGACTGCCTCCAGCCTGCCGAACAGCGTGCGTGATCGCGTGTCGCGCAGCTTGCCGACCACCCGCCTCGCCACCCGGCCGATCATGATCGGTGGCGTGCCCCGATGGCTCGGCTTCGCCGGCGCCGTGATGCTCGCCCTCGGCGGAACCACGGCGGGAGCGCTGCCCTATCAACAGGCGGCCGAGCGCGCCAGCCTGGTCGGGCTCGGCCTGATCGTGGCGTACGCCGGGCTGGCTCTGCTCGTGGTCGCCTGGTGGCGGCTGGGTGCGGAGAACCCGGCCGCGCGCTCGCTGCAGATCACGCTCGGCCTCTGGGCGGCGCCGCTGGTGGTGGCGCCGCCGCTGTTCAGCCGGGACGTCTACAGCTACCTCGCGCAGGGCAAGATGTTCGCGCAGGGGCTGGACGTCTACCTGTACGGCCCGTCCAGCCTGGGCGGCCCGCTCGCGTCCGAGGTGCCGGAGATCTGGCAGCACACCCCCGCGCCGTACGGTCCGCTGTTCCTGGCCGTGGCCGCGGTGATCACCACGCTGACCGGCACGCACGTGATCGCCGGCGTCTTCGGCATGCGCCTGGTCGCGGTGGCCGGCGTGGCGCTGCTGGCGTTCGCGGTGCCGGTGCTGGCCCGCCGGCTGGGCGTCTCGCCCGGCGCCGCGCTCTGGCTCGGCGTGCTGAACCCGCTGGTCCTGACGCACTTGGTGGCGGGGGCGCACAACGACGCACTGATGCTGGGCCTGTTGGCCGCAGGGCTGGCCGCCATGGTCTCCCGCCGGCCCGGGGCGATCTGGCCGGTGCTGGGCGTGACGCTGGTGACGCTGGCCGCGCTGGTGAAGGTGCCGGCCGCGCTGGCGCTGCCGTTCTGTGCGCTGCTGTGGGCGCAGCGCACCCAGCGGACGCCGGTGGAGCGGGAGCGCTGGCCGATCCTGGCCTTCCTGCGGACCGCGCCGCTGACCGTGCTGGTCGCGGCCGCGGCCGCGATCGTGGTGCACGCGCTGGCCGGCACCGGCGTCGGCTGGATCGGCGCGCTGGACACGCCCGCGGTGGTGCACAACTGGATGTCCGCGAGCACCACCGCCGGTACGGTGACCGCGCAGCTGCTGGACGCGATCGGTTCCGGGGTGGCCCATCACGCGGTGCCGTTCTGGCGCGGCGTGGGACTTGCGGCCGCGGTCGGCTGCGGGCTGCTGGTCTGGGTGCGGGCCCGCGTGCTCGGCCCGGTCTACGCGCTCGGCCTGGGGCTGCTCGCGGTGGTGCTGCTCGGCCCGGTCGTGCACCCGTGGTACCTGCTGTGGGGCGTCGTGCTGGTGGCGGCGGGCGCGCCGCATGCGGTGGACAGCCCGATGCGGCGCTGGGTGGCGCTGGGCAGCGCGCTGCTGGCCGTGCTGGTCGTGCCGACCGGTGGGCCGGCCTCGGCCGCGGACGTGACGCTCGGGCTGGTCGGCGGCGCGCTGGTGCTGGTGGCCACGGGCGCGGTGCTGCTGTGGTGGCTGCCGCGCCGGGAGCCCGCGGTGGAGCGGGCCGAGCCGGTCTACCGCGAGCGTCCGATCCCGGCCGAGACCGTCGCCTGACAAGATCCTTCGCCGGTACGCCGAGAGGCGTACCGGCGACGGCTATTGATCTTTGGTGGTCGCGACGTAGCGCAGCGCGAGCCGGTAACCCTCGATGCCGAGGCCCGCGATGACGCCGCCGGCGACCGCGGAGATCACCGAGTGGTGCCGGAACTCCTCGCGCTTGTGGATGTTGGAGATGTGCACCTCGACCAGCGGCGCGGTGAGCATCGCGCAGGCGTCCCGGACCGCGATGTTGTAGTGCGTCCAGGCGCCCGCGTTGAGCACGACGGGAATCCCGCTGTCCGCCGCCTCGTAGAGCCAGGCCAGCATCTCGTGCTCCGCGTCGGTCTGCCGGACCTCCACCTCCAGGCCGATCTCCCGGCCGGAGTCCACGCAGAAGCCCACCAGATCGTCGTACGACGTGAGCCCGTAGACGTCGACCTGACGCTTGCCGAGCCGGCCCAGGTTGGGGCCGTTGAGCACCAGCACCCGCGTCACGCGATCACCTCGCGGTAGGCGGCCTCGAGCACGTCGTCGGCCGGCCCGGTCAGGATCGCGGGGCTGCCCAGGCCGTCCAGCACCACGAAGCGGAGTGTGCTGCCGCGGGCCTTCTTGTCCACCCGCATCGCGGCGAGCAGCGCGGGCCACGCGTCCGCCTCGTAGGCGACCGGCAGGCCCAGCGAGGCCAGCACCGCACGGTGCCGGGCCGCGACGTCCGCGCCGAGATGCCCGGTGGCGACCGAGAGCGCGGCCGCGTAGATCAGCCCGACCGAGACCGCGTGCCCGTGCCGCCAGCGGTAGTGCTCGACCTTCTCGATCGCGTGCGCCAGCGTGTGCCCGTAGTTGAGGAACTCGCGCAGCCCGGACTCGCGCAGGTCGTGCGTGACCACGTGCGCCTTCACCCGGATCGCGCGCTCGACCAGCTCACGCAGCGCGGGCGAGGCCGGGTCCTGCGCCGCGGCCGGATCGGCCTCGACCAGGTCCAGGATCGCCGGGTCCGCGATGAACCCGCACTTGACCACCTCGGCCAGGCCGGCGACCAGGTCGGCGTGCGGGAGCGTGTCCAGCGTCGCCAGGTCGCAGAGCACGCCGGCCGGCGGGTGGAACGCGCCGACCAGGTTCTTGCCGGCCGCGGTGTTCACGCCGGTCTTGCCGCCGACCGCGGCGTCCACCATGCCGAGCAGCGAGGTGGACACCGGCACCCAGCGCACGCCGCGCAGCCACGCCGCGGCCACGAAACCGGCCAGGTCGGTCACCGCGCCGCCACCGAGGCCGATCACCACGTCGCTGCGGGTGAACCCGTTCGCGCCGAGCGCGTCCCAGCAGCCGGCCGCGACGCCGATGCTCTTGCCGTCCTCCGCGTCCGGCACCTCGATCGGCAGCGTCCGGAAGCCCGCGGCGTCGAGCGATGCGGCCAGCGCGTCGGCGTGCGCCTTGAGCGGCCCGGCGTAGAGCAGCGCGACCTGCTCCGCGCCGGTCAGCAGCGCGGGCAGCTCGCCGAGCAGGTCCCGGCCGACCAGCACCTGATAGGGGTTGTCGCCGCCGACGTCGATCCGCGTCGGCTCGGTCACAGTCAGCTCACTCATCGGCGCTGAGCCTAGTACGCACCACGTCCCGGGTCACCGCGCGCCGCACCGCCTGGATCACCGACCTCGGGTCAGCGCTTCAGGAGTGTGAGGATCTCTTCGGTGACCTCGCCGGGCTCGCGGGCGTCGGTGACCACCACGTGCGTGGCCACCTCCCGGTAGAGCGGCGTGCGCTGCGACATCAGGTGCCGCAGCGTCGCCCGGGGGTTGATCGCCAGCAGCGGCCGGCCCGCGCCCAGGCCGACCCGCTTGATCGCGTCGGTCAGGTCCACGGACAGGAAGACCACGGTGTGGCCGGCCAGCCGGGCCCGGGTCTCCTCGGCCAGGATCGCGCCGCCGCCGAGCGCCAGCACGCCGTCGAACGTCTCCAGCGCGGTCGCGACCGCCGCCCGCTCCAGCGCGCGGAAGTGGTCCTCACCGTCGTCGATGAAGATCTCCGGCACCGGCTTGCCCGCGACCGCCTCCACGTCGTGGTCGGTGTCCCGGAACTCGACGCCGAGCCGCTCGGCCAGCGCGGTGCCGATCGTGGTCTTCCCCGCACCCATCAGGCCGACGAGGACGCAGGCCGGCCTCACCGGATGATCAGGTGGTCGACGTACCCGGTCAGGTTCCGGCGGATCTCGTCGGCCGAGTCGCCGCCGAACTTCTCCGTCGCGGCCTCGGCCAGCACCAGCGCGACCATCGCCTCCGCCACGACCGCGGCGGCCGGGACCGCGCAGACGTCGGAGCGCTGGTTGATCGCGGTCGCGACCTCGCCGGTGACCACGTCGACCGTGGAGAGCGCGCGGTTGAGCGACGAGATCGGCTTCATCGCGGCCCGCACCCGCAGCGGCTCGCCGGTGGTGATGCCGCCCTCCAGACCGCCCGCACGGTCGGTGAGCCGCTTCACGCCGGTCGCGGTCGGCGCGATCTCGTCGTGCGCGACCGAGCCGCGCGACCGGGCCTGCAGCCACGCGTCGCCGATCTCCACGCCCTTGATCGCCTGGATCGACATCAGCGCGGTGGCCAGCCGCGCGTCCAGCTTCCGGTCCCACTGCACATGAGACCCGAGACCCGGGGGTACGTCGTAGGCCAGCACCTCCACGATGCCGCCGAGCGTGTCCGCGTCCTTCTTCGCCGCGTCCACCTCCGCGACCATCCGCGCGGAGGCCTCCGGGTCGAGGCAGCGCAGCGGGTCCGCGTCGATCCGGTCGAAGTCCTCCGGGCGCGGCTGCAGGCCGGGCTTGGCCGCGACCGAACCGAGCTCGACCACGTGCGACACGATCCGGATGCCGAGCGTCTGCTCGATGATCGCCTTGGCCACGGTGCCGACCGCGACGCGCGCGGCCGTCTCCCGCGCGGAGGCGCGCTCCAGGATCGGGCGGGCGTCGGTGTGCCCGTACTTCTGCATGCCGGCCAGGTCGGCGTGGCCGGGCCGGGGGCGGGTCAGCGGCGCGTTGCGCGCCTGACTGGCCAGCTCCTCCGGGTCGACCGGGTCGGCCGCCATCACGGTCTGCCACTTCGGCCACTCGGAGTTGCCGATCCGGATCGCGACCGGGCTGCCCAGCGTGACGCCGTGCCGGAGCCCGCCGATGATCTCGATCTCGTCCTGCTCGAACGCCATCCGGGCGCCCCGGCCGTAGCCGAGGCGGCGGCGGGCGAGCTCCTTCCCGATGTCGGCACTCGTCACCCGCACGCCGGCGGGGACCCCCTCCAGCAGAGCGACGAGGGCGGGGCCATGGGATTCACCTGCGGTCAGCCAGCGCAACACGTCGCACAGTCTGTCATGACCCCGTTCCGGTCCCACGTGCTGGCCACACCGTCCCATGCTCCGGGCACCTGCGCTCGGCTCCACCCGCGCCTACGAGTCGGCGGGCGGCGGGCCGGTGGCGATCAGTGTGGTGAGGGCGCGCAGGTCGGGGACGGCGGCGGCGATCCGGGCGCGGGCGTCGTCGCCGAGGCGGTCGAGCGCGTCCGTGACCAGCGCGCGACGCTCCGCCTGGTAGGCGTCGATCCGGCGGCGCGCCTCGCCGGTGAGCGCGAGCCGCACCTGCCGCCGGTTCGCGGGCTCGCGTTCGCGCGTGATCAGTCCGGCGTCCGCGAGGTCGCCGACCAGCGTGCTGATCGTGTTCGGTGCCGCGCGCAGCGCCTCGGCCGCGTCCCGGACGCGGATGCCGGGCTGCCGCTCGACCAGCCGGAGCAGCTCGACCTGCGCGTCCGGCAGCCGGTCACCGTCGCGCCGGGTGGCCGCGCGGCGCAGCACCTGGTGCAGGTGTCCGAGCGTGTCGCTGATCTCATCCGCCGAGCTCATCGCGTACTCCCGCTGTCTTTTATTGAATTTATGCAACTAGTCTGCCCACAGAGCTTTTCTCCCGGAAGGACGTATCAGCGTGGCACGGACCACCGTCGGCACGGCCGTGGCGCCGCCGCGCGGCCGAGGCGCGCTCGCCCTGGTGGCGCTGCTCGGCACGCTCACCGCGATCGGCCCGCTGTCGATCGACATGTACCTGCCCGCGTTCCCGGAGATCGCCGCGGACCTGAACGCCACACCGTCCCAGGTCCAGCTGTCGCTCACCACGCTGATGGTCGGCATGGCCGTGGGCCAGCTGGTCACCGGGCCGCTCAGCGACCGGCTCGGACGCCGTACCCCCGTGATCATCGGCATGGTGGCGTATGCGCTGCTCTGCGTGGCGTGCGCGTTCGCGCCGTCGACCGGTGCGCTGGCCGCGGTGCGCTTCGCGCAGGGCTTCGCCGGCGGCATGGGTACGGTCGTGGCCCGCGCCGTCGTCGGCGACCTCTACTCCGGCAGGGCCGCCGCCAAGTACTTCTCCCAGCTCGCGCTCGTCTTCGGCGTGGCACCCGTGCTCGCCCCCAGCCTCGGCACGCTGGTCCTGACCTTCACCGACTGGCGCGGCATCTTCGGAGTCCTGGCCGCGGTCGCGGTCCTGATCACGATCGCGGTGATCCGCGTGCTCCCGGAGACGCTGCCGGCCGAGCGCCGCAGCACCCGCGGCCTGGCCGACGTCGCCGAGACCACCCGCGTGCTGGCCAAGGACAAGATCTTCATCGGGTACGCCGTGGCCGGCGGCCTCGCCATGGCCGGCCTCTTCGCGTACCTCTCCGGCTCCTCGTTCGTCCTACAGGACGTGTTCGGCCTGTCCACCGCCGCCTACGGCATCCTGTTCGGCGTGAACGCGGTCGGCCTGGTCGCGGCCAGCCAGCTCAACGGCCGCCTGCTCGACCGCTGGTCGCCGCGGCAACTCTTGGTCACCTCGCTCGCGGCCGGCGCGGTCACCGGCGCCGCACTGCTCGCCGCGTCCGCGCTGAACAGCATGATCGCGGTCTGCGTCCTGCTCTTCTGCTTCATGGCCACGATCGGCATGGTCAACCCGAACAGCGCGGCCCTGGCCCTCGACCGCCACCGCAACCGCGCCGGCACGTCCGCCGCACTCCTCGGCACCGTCCAAACCCTGATCGGCGCCGCAGCGGCTCCCCTGGTCGGCCTCGGCGGCGAATCCAGCGCCGTCCCCATGGCCCTGGTCATCGCCGTCTGCGCCACCCTCTCCCTCCTCACGGTCGCCACCGTCACCCGCTCCCGCCCCACCCCCACCTAGCCCAGCGACCCCGCCTCCTTCCCCGCCCACGACACACGCCACGGGCAGCACGGCCACAGCCAGCACAGACTCACCTCCAAGTCTCCGCACCGCCCGCACACCACAATCCGTGCGGCAACGCGGGCAACGCGGCAGCACGGACAACGCGGCAGCGCGGCCAGCACGGCAGCGCGGCAGCGCGGCCAGCGCGGCAGCGCGGCCAGCGCGGCAGCGCGGCGGCGCGGCCAGCACGGCAGCACGGCAGCGCGGCGGCGCGGCGGCGCGGGCAGCGCGGCCAGCACGGCAGCGCGGTGGCACGGCCAGCACGGCAGCGCGGCGGCGCGGGCAGCACGGCCAGCACGGCAGCGCGGCGGCGCGGGCAGCGCGGCCAGCACGGCAGCGCGGTGGCACGGCCAGCA
Coding sequences within it:
- the efp gene encoding elongation factor P → MATTNDLKNGLVLNLDKELWSVVEFQHVKPGKGPAFVRTKLKSVMSGKVVDKTFNAGTKVETATVDKRTMQYLYLDGEDYVFMDHTDTFEQFHVPGAVVGSNSDFLLPEAEVTVAFHEGAPLYVELPTSVFLEVTYTEPGLQGDRSTGGTKPATVETGATVQVPLFITTGEKIKVDTRDGRYLGRS
- the mptB gene encoding polyprenol phosphomannose-dependent alpha 1,6 mannosyltransferase MptB; translation: MSRSLPTTRLATRPIMIGGVPRWLGFAGAVMLALGGTTAGALPYQQAAERASLVGLGLIVAYAGLALLVVAWWRLGAENPAARSLQITLGLWAAPLVVAPPLFSRDVYSYLAQGKMFAQGLDVYLYGPSSLGGPLASEVPEIWQHTPAPYGPLFLAVAAVITTLTGTHVIAGVFGMRLVAVAGVALLAFAVPVLARRLGVSPGAALWLGVLNPLVLTHLVAGAHNDALMLGLLAAGLAAMVSRRPGAIWPVLGVTLVTLAALVKVPAALALPFCALLWAQRTQRTPVERERWPILAFLRTAPLTVLVAAAAAIVVHALAGTGVGWIGALDTPAVVHNWMSASTTAGTVTAQLLDAIGSGVAHHAVPFWRGVGLAAAVGCGLLVWVRARVLGPVYALGLGLLAVVLLGPVVHPWYLLWGVVLVAAGAPHAVDSPMRRWVALGSALLAVLVVPTGGPASAADVTLGLVGGALVLVATGAVLLWWLPRREPAVERAEPVYRERPIPAETVA
- the aroQ gene encoding type II 3-dehydroquinate dehydratase, producing MTRVLVLNGPNLGRLGKRQVDVYGLTSYDDLVGFCVDSGREIGLEVEVRQTDAEHEMLAWLYEAADSGIPVVLNAGAWTHYNIAVRDACAMLTAPLVEVHISNIHKREEFRHHSVISAVAGGVIAGLGIEGYRLALRYVATTKDQ
- the aroB gene encoding 3-dehydroquinate synthase — encoded protein: MTEPTRIDVGGDNPYQVLVGRDLLGELPALLTGAEQVALLYAGPLKAHADALAASLDAAGFRTLPIEVPDAEDGKSIGVAAGCWDALGANGFTRSDVVIGLGGGAVTDLAGFVAAAWLRGVRWVPVSTSLLGMVDAAVGGKTGVNTAAGKNLVGAFHPPAGVLCDLATLDTLPHADLVAGLAEVVKCGFIADPAILDLVEADPAAAQDPASPALRELVERAIRVKAHVVTHDLRESGLREFLNYGHTLAHAIEKVEHYRWRHGHAVSVGLIYAAALSVATGHLGADVAARHRAVLASLGLPVAYEADAWPALLAAMRVDKKARGSTLRFVVLDGLGSPAILTGPADDVLEAAYREVIA
- a CDS encoding shikimate kinase → MRPACVLVGLMGAGKTTIGTALAERLGVEFRDTDHDVEAVAGKPVPEIFIDDGEDHFRALERAAVATALETFDGVLALGGGAILAEETRARLAGHTVVFLSVDLTDAIKRVGLGAGRPLLAINPRATLRHLMSQRTPLYREVATHVVVTDAREPGEVTEEILTLLKR
- the aroC gene encoding chorismate synthase translates to MLRWLTAGESHGPALVALLEGVPAGVRVTSADIGKELARRRLGYGRGARMAFEQDEIEIIGGLRHGVTLGSPVAIRIGNSEWPKWQTVMAADPVDPEELASQARNAPLTRPRPGHADLAGMQKYGHTDARPILERASARETAARVAVGTVAKAIIEQTLGIRIVSHVVELGSVAAKPGLQPRPEDFDRIDADPLRCLDPEASARMVAEVDAAKKDADTLGGIVEVLAYDVPPGLGSHVQWDRKLDARLATALMSIQAIKGVEIGDAWLQARSRGSVAHDEIAPTATGVKRLTDRAGGLEGGITTGEPLRVRAAMKPISSLNRALSTVDVVTGEVATAINQRSDVCAVPAAAVVAEAMVALVLAEAATEKFGGDSADEIRRNLTGYVDHLIIR
- a CDS encoding MarR family winged helix-turn-helix transcriptional regulator; its protein translation is MSSADEISDTLGHLHQVLRRAATRRDGDRLPDAQVELLRLVERQPGIRVRDAAEALRAAPNTISTLVGDLADAGLITREREPANRRQVRLALTGEARRRIDAYQAERRALVTDALDRLGDDARARIAAAVPDLRALTTLIATGPPPADS
- a CDS encoding multidrug effflux MFS transporter, encoding MARTTVGTAVAPPRGRGALALVALLGTLTAIGPLSIDMYLPAFPEIAADLNATPSQVQLSLTTLMVGMAVGQLVTGPLSDRLGRRTPVIIGMVAYALLCVACAFAPSTGALAAVRFAQGFAGGMGTVVARAVVGDLYSGRAAAKYFSQLALVFGVAPVLAPSLGTLVLTFTDWRGIFGVLAAVAVLITIAVIRVLPETLPAERRSTRGLADVAETTRVLAKDKIFIGYAVAGGLAMAGLFAYLSGSSFVLQDVFGLSTAAYGILFGVNAVGLVAASQLNGRLLDRWSPRQLLVTSLAAGAVTGAALLAASALNSMIAVCVLLFCFMATIGMVNPNSAALALDRHRNRAGTSAALLGTVQTLIGAAAAPLVGLGGESSAVPMALVIAVCATLSLLTVATVTRSRPTPT